The following proteins are co-located in the Pseudomonas fluorescens genome:
- a CDS encoding cysteine hydrolase family protein — MSVPKTMFQLSGRGYAAANLNHATLVIIDAQKEYLSGPLALSGMDAAVANIQQLVAAARNAGRPIVHVRHLGTVGGLFDPQGERGEFIRGLEPLGDETIIGKLLPSAFHGTGLEKHLQDLGSLDLIVCGFMSHSSVSTTVRAAKNLGFRCTLVEDACATRDLPYKGGILSAEHVQQTEMAIMADNFATLASTKDLI, encoded by the coding sequence ATGTCCGTTCCAAAGACGATGTTTCAACTCAGCGGTCGCGGTTATGCAGCAGCCAACCTGAACCATGCGACCCTCGTGATCATCGACGCCCAGAAGGAGTACCTCAGCGGCCCACTCGCCCTCTCGGGCATGGACGCAGCGGTCGCCAATATCCAGCAACTGGTCGCCGCAGCGCGCAACGCCGGGCGCCCGATTGTGCACGTACGTCACCTGGGCACCGTTGGTGGCCTGTTTGACCCGCAGGGCGAGCGTGGCGAATTCATTCGCGGCCTGGAGCCACTCGGTGACGAAACCATTATCGGCAAGCTGCTGCCGAGCGCTTTCCACGGCACCGGCCTGGAAAAGCACTTGCAAGACCTGGGCTCGCTGGACTTGATCGTTTGCGGCTTCATGAGCCACTCCAGCGTCAGCACCACCGTGCGCGCCGCCAAGAACCTGGGCTTTCGCTGCACCCTGGTCGAAGACGCCTGCGCCACCCGCGACCTGCCCTACAAAGGCGGCATCCTGAGTGCCGAGCACGTACAGCAGACTGAAATGGCCATCATGGCTGACAACTTCGCTACCCTCGCGTCAACCAAAGATCTGATCTGA
- a CDS encoding CitMHS family transporter, with amino-acid sequence MLATLGVITILCLLAAVMSKRLSPLVALIALPIIAALLGGFGLQTSAFIITGIKNVAPVVGMFVFAILFFGIMTDAGMLDPIIDRILRTVGTRPTRIVVGTATLALLVHLDGSGAVTFLVTVPAMLPLYTRLGIDKRILACVCAMAAGVNFLPWTGPVLRSSAALHVPVAELFQPLIPVQIVGLVFVFACAWWLGHREEKRLGLGAGSTVDAVPQRVLSADDIKLRRPRLFWVNLLLTVLVMVVMIAGWVDPVVMFMLGTVVALCINYPNVDAQRARIDAHAKTALTMASILLAAGVFTGIMQGTGMLKAMAEVAVAQIPAGHGQLIPAVVGFISMPLSLLFDPDSYYFGVMPVIAEVGKALGVDPLQVAQASLLGVHTTGFPVSPLTPATFLLVGLCKIELADHQRFTIPFLFAASVLMTLTALLLGVI; translated from the coding sequence ATGCTCGCTACCCTGGGTGTCATTACCATCCTGTGCCTGCTCGCTGCCGTCATGAGCAAGCGCCTCTCGCCACTGGTGGCCCTGATCGCCTTGCCGATCATCGCCGCGTTGCTCGGCGGGTTTGGCCTGCAAACCAGCGCCTTCATCATTACCGGGATCAAAAACGTCGCCCCTGTGGTGGGCATGTTTGTGTTCGCGATTCTGTTCTTCGGGATCATGACGGACGCTGGCATGCTTGACCCCATCATTGATCGCATCCTGCGTACGGTAGGGACGCGTCCTACACGGATTGTCGTGGGTACTGCGACCCTGGCGTTGCTGGTGCACCTGGACGGCTCGGGCGCGGTGACCTTTCTGGTGACGGTGCCGGCGATGCTGCCGTTGTACACGCGGCTGGGCATCGACAAACGCATTCTGGCCTGCGTTTGTGCGATGGCTGCCGGGGTCAACTTCCTGCCGTGGACCGGCCCGGTGCTGCGTTCGTCGGCGGCGTTGCATGTGCCGGTGGCCGAGCTGTTCCAACCGCTGATTCCGGTGCAAATCGTCGGTTTGGTCTTCGTGTTCGCCTGTGCCTGGTGGCTGGGCCATCGCGAAGAAAAACGCCTGGGCCTGGGCGCCGGCTCCACGGTCGATGCGGTGCCGCAACGGGTGCTCAGCGCCGACGACATCAAGCTGCGTCGCCCACGCTTGTTCTGGGTCAACCTGCTGCTGACCGTCCTGGTGATGGTGGTGATGATTGCCGGCTGGGTCGACCCGGTGGTGATGTTCATGCTCGGCACCGTGGTCGCACTGTGCATCAACTACCCCAATGTGGACGCACAGCGCGCACGTATCGATGCCCATGCCAAGACGGCGCTGACCATGGCCAGCATCCTCCTCGCCGCCGGGGTATTCACCGGCATCATGCAAGGCACCGGCATGCTCAAGGCCATGGCCGAAGTGGCGGTGGCGCAGATTCCGGCCGGCCATGGCCAGTTGATCCCGGCGGTGGTCGGGTTCATCTCCATGCCGCTGAGCCTGCTGTTCGACCCTGACTCTTACTATTTTGGCGTGATGCCGGTGATTGCCGAAGTCGGCAAGGCCCTGGGTGTCGACCCGCTGCAAGTGGCCCAGGCCTCACTGCTGGGGGTGCACACCACCGGGTTTCCGGTCAGCCCGCTGACCCCCGCGACCTTCCTGCTGGTGGGTTTGTGCAAGATCGAACTGGCCGATCATCAGCGCTTCACGATTCCTTTTCTGTTTGCCGCGTCGGTGTTGATGACCCTGACCGCGTTGCTCCTGGGAGTGATTTGA
- a CDS encoding Smr/MutS family protein, with protein sequence MQDDDFSLFKNELRGVKPIKHDRADTGKPKTDRAQIAKLRQAATVRTDATTVDGLSDQFVIDVGPEDELMWARDGVQESQMRKLKIGQIPFEGSLDLHGMTVEKARETLWAFLAEATKFEIRCVRVTHGKAVRLDGKRPMIKSHVNTWLRQHAQVLGFTSCQARHGGAGAVYVMLKRTMMEGRDE encoded by the coding sequence ATGCAAGACGACGATTTTTCCCTGTTCAAAAACGAGCTGCGCGGCGTCAAGCCGATCAAGCACGACCGCGCCGACACCGGCAAACCCAAGACTGACCGGGCGCAGATCGCCAAGCTGCGCCAGGCTGCGACCGTGCGCACCGACGCCACTACCGTGGACGGCCTGTCAGACCAGTTCGTGATCGACGTAGGCCCCGAAGATGAACTGATGTGGGCCCGCGACGGCGTGCAGGAAAGCCAGATGCGCAAGCTCAAGATCGGTCAGATCCCGTTCGAAGGCAGCCTCGACCTGCACGGTATGACCGTGGAAAAAGCCCGGGAAACCCTCTGGGCCTTCCTCGCCGAAGCGACCAAATTCGAAATCCGCTGTGTACGCGTTACCCACGGCAAAGCCGTGCGGCTGGATGGCAAGCGGCCGATGATCAAGAGCCACGTCAACACCTGGCTGCGTCAACACGCCCAAGTGCTGGGTTTTACCTCATGCCAGGCCCGCCACGGCGGTGCCGGTGCGGTGTACGTGATGCTCAAGCGCACCATGATGGAAGGGCGTGACGAGTAA
- a CDS encoding acyclic terpene utilization AtuA family protein — protein sequence MKTLRIGSGAGYSGDRIEPAVELAEQGDLDYLVFECLAERTIALAQQARISDPQGGYDPLLSERMRRVLPFVGRPDGRRRLRVITNMGAANPVSAAIETRRIARELGLNLKVVAVVGDDVLASLQPEQLLDNGQTLGSLGERLISANAYLGVDGILEALRAEADVVITGRVADPSLFLAPQMFEFGWAADDWQRLGRGTLVGHLLECAGQVSGGYFADPGFKDVDDLARLGFPLAEVNADGAALITKVAGSGGRVSRATCTEQLIYEVHDPAAYLTPDVTADFSQVAFVEAGVDRVRAQGAGGRARPEQLKVSVGYLDGWIGEGQMSYGGPGAVARAQLARDIVLKRLALMGVEMQDVRAELIGMDSLHGPRSHVEPWEVRLRVAARCEARSEAVRVGNEVETLYTNGPSGGGGASKSVRQVVAVASLLLARTAVNPRIQA from the coding sequence ATGAAAACCCTACGCATCGGTTCCGGCGCCGGCTACTCCGGCGACCGTATCGAACCTGCTGTGGAACTGGCCGAGCAGGGCGACCTGGATTACCTGGTGTTTGAATGCCTGGCCGAACGCACCATTGCCTTGGCGCAACAGGCGCGTATCAGTGATCCACAGGGCGGTTACGACCCACTGCTGAGTGAGCGCATGCGCCGGGTGTTGCCCTTTGTCGGGCGGCCTGATGGTCGACGTCGCTTGCGCGTCATCACCAACATGGGCGCGGCCAACCCGGTGTCGGCGGCCATTGAAACGCGGCGGATTGCCCGTGAGTTGGGCCTGAACCTCAAGGTGGTGGCCGTGGTGGGTGATGACGTGTTGGCCAGCTTGCAGCCCGAGCAGTTGCTGGATAACGGTCAGACCCTGGGTTCCCTGGGCGAGCGGCTGATTTCTGCGAACGCCTACCTGGGTGTCGACGGCATTCTTGAGGCCCTGCGCGCCGAAGCCGATGTGGTTATCACCGGGCGGGTGGCCGACCCCTCGTTGTTTCTGGCGCCGCAGATGTTTGAGTTCGGCTGGGCGGCAGATGATTGGCAGCGCCTGGGCCGGGGGACGTTGGTCGGGCATTTGCTTGAGTGCGCAGGTCAGGTCAGCGGTGGCTATTTTGCAGACCCTGGTTTCAAGGATGTGGACGATTTGGCGCGGCTGGGCTTTCCCTTGGCTGAGGTGAATGCCGACGGCGCAGCCTTGATCACCAAGGTGGCCGGTTCGGGCGGGCGCGTCAGCCGCGCGACCTGTACTGAGCAACTGATCTATGAAGTTCACGATCCTGCGGCGTACCTGACGCCAGACGTCACCGCCGATTTTTCCCAAGTGGCGTTTGTCGAGGCCGGCGTTGATCGCGTGCGCGCCCAAGGTGCGGGCGGTCGTGCGCGGCCCGAACAGTTGAAAGTCAGTGTCGGTTATCTGGACGGTTGGATCGGCGAAGGGCAGATGTCTTACGGCGGACCGGGTGCTGTCGCACGGGCGCAACTGGCGCGGGACATCGTACTCAAGCGCCTGGCGTTGATGGGCGTAGAGATGCAGGACGTACGCGCCGAGTTGATCGGCATGGATTCGCTCCACGGCCCACGCAGTCACGTCGAACCCTGGGAAGTACGCCTGCGCGTGGCCGCGCGCTGTGAAGCACGCAGCGAGGCGGTGCGGGTCGGCAATGAAGTGGAAACCCTCTACACCAACGGCCCGTCGGGCGGCGGTGGCGCCAGTAAAAGCGTGCGGCAGGTGGTGGCGGTGGCGTCGTTATTGCTGGCGCGAACTGCGGTCAACCCGAGGATCCAGGCATGA
- a CDS encoding glutathione S-transferase family protein produces MYKVYGDYRSGNCYKVKLMLNLLGIAYQWIDVDILNGDTQTAEFLAKNPNGKIPVLELEDGTCLWESNAILNFLADGSEFLPTEPRLRTQVLQWQFFEQYSHEPYIAVARFIQFYLNMPEDRLEEYKTTHKGGYKALKVMERQLQATPYLVGEQYSIADIALYAYTHVAHEGGFDLTPYPAVQAWLKRVASHPGHVAMLD; encoded by the coding sequence ATGTACAAGGTTTATGGCGATTACAGGTCGGGCAACTGCTACAAGGTCAAACTGATGCTCAATCTATTGGGCATTGCGTACCAGTGGATCGATGTCGACATCCTTAACGGCGACACCCAGACCGCTGAATTCCTGGCCAAGAACCCTAACGGCAAGATCCCGGTGCTGGAACTGGAAGATGGCACCTGCCTGTGGGAATCCAACGCGATCCTCAACTTCCTGGCCGATGGCAGCGAATTTTTGCCAACCGAGCCGCGCCTGCGCACTCAGGTGTTGCAGTGGCAGTTCTTCGAGCAATACAGCCACGAACCGTATATCGCCGTGGCGCGGTTTATCCAGTTCTACCTGAACATGCCGGAAGATCGTCTTGAAGAATACAAAACCACGCATAAGGGCGGTTACAAGGCGTTGAAGGTGATGGAGCGTCAGTTACAAGCCACGCCGTACCTGGTGGGCGAGCAATATTCGATTGCCGATATTGCACTGTATGCCTACACCCACGTGGCGCATGAGGGTGGCTTTGACCTCACGCCTTATCCGGCCGTGCAGGCATGGTTGAAGCGCGTGGCCAGCCATCCCGGGCATGTGGCGATGCTGGACTGA
- a CDS encoding NCS2 family permease, producing the protein MESRKSEAPTLDLAAPQGGWLERLFKLSVHGTTVKTELIAGLTTFITMAYIIFVNPNIMADAGIDHGAAFVATCIAAALGCLLMGLYANWPVGLAPGMGLNAFFTYTVVGTMGYHWETALGAVFISGVLFMGLTLSRVREWLLNSIPVSLRHAMGAGVGLFLGVIGLKTAGIIVDSPATLIKLGSLHEPAPLLAAVCFLLIAILSYHRVFGAILISIIAVTLAGWGLGLVHYNGILSPPPSLAPTWMAMDVKGVFNVSMISVVFAFLFVHMFDTAGTLMGVAQRAGLVGADGKIQNLSRALKADSASSVFGAMVGVPPVTSYVESAAGVAAGGRTGLTAVTVGVLFVAAMFFAPLAGMIPAYATAGALIYVAMLMMASMAHINWDEATDSIPAIVTAIMMPLTFSVADGIALGFITYVALKAGTGKYREISISLWVLCAIFIAKFIFL; encoded by the coding sequence GTGGAAAGCCGCAAATCCGAAGCCCCAACGCTGGACCTCGCCGCACCGCAAGGCGGCTGGCTGGAACGCCTGTTCAAACTGAGCGTGCATGGCACCACAGTGAAGACCGAGCTGATTGCCGGCCTCACTACCTTCATCACCATGGCCTACATCATCTTCGTCAACCCCAACATCATGGCCGACGCCGGTATCGATCACGGCGCAGCGTTTGTCGCCACCTGTATCGCCGCCGCCCTCGGTTGCCTGTTGATGGGCCTGTACGCCAACTGGCCGGTCGGCCTGGCGCCGGGCATGGGCCTGAACGCGTTCTTCACCTACACCGTGGTCGGCACCATGGGCTACCACTGGGAAACAGCGCTGGGTGCGGTGTTTATCTCGGGCGTGCTGTTCATGGGCCTGACCCTGTCCCGGGTGCGTGAATGGCTGCTCAACAGCATTCCAGTCAGCCTGCGCCACGCCATGGGCGCGGGTGTCGGGTTGTTTCTAGGCGTGATTGGCCTGAAAACCGCCGGCATCATCGTCGACAGCCCGGCCACGTTGATCAAGCTCGGCTCACTGCACGAGCCCGCCCCACTGCTGGCGGCGGTGTGCTTTTTGCTGATTGCGATCCTCAGCTACCACCGGGTATTCGGCGCCATCCTGATCAGCATTATCGCCGTGACCCTGGCCGGATGGGGCCTGGGCCTGGTGCACTACAACGGCATTCTCTCCCCCCCACCAAGCCTGGCACCGACCTGGATGGCCATGGACGTGAAAGGTGTATTCAATGTCAGCATGATCAGCGTGGTATTTGCCTTTTTGTTTGTGCACATGTTTGATACCGCTGGGACCTTGATGGGCGTTGCACAACGCGCCGGCCTGGTCGGTGCGGATGGCAAGATTCAAAACCTGTCCCGCGCGTTGAAGGCCGACAGTGCTTCCAGCGTGTTCGGTGCAATGGTCGGCGTGCCGCCTGTGACCAGCTATGTGGAAAGTGCTGCCGGTGTAGCCGCCGGCGGTCGCACCGGGCTGACTGCCGTAACCGTCGGCGTGCTGTTTGTGGCGGCGATGTTCTTTGCGCCGTTGGCCGGCATGATCCCTGCGTATGCCACGGCGGGCGCGCTGATTTATGTGGCAATGCTGATGATGGCGAGCATGGCCCATATCAATTGGGATGAAGCCACCGACAGCATTCCGGCGATTGTCACGGCAATCATGATGCCGCTGACCTTCTCGGTCGCCGACGGTATCGCCCTGGGCTTTATCACTTACGTAGCGCTCAAGGCCGGCACCGGCAAGTACCGCGAGATTTCCATCAGCCTGTGGGTGTTGTGCGCGATTTTTATCGCGAAATTTATCTTCCTGTAG
- a CDS encoding glutathione S-transferase N-terminal domain-containing protein, which yields MFVKALRVGLGHVIIAGDFLTRPRKKQRPAEQQAHVNAAAKDLTLYQFHACPFCVKTRRTLHRLNVPVALKDAKNNAQDRQTLLDQGGKIKVPCLRIEENGQTTWMYDSKVIIDYLDKRFAAI from the coding sequence ATGTTCGTCAAAGCACTTCGAGTGGGCCTCGGCCACGTCATCATCGCGGGCGACTTCCTTACCCGTCCACGCAAAAAACAGCGCCCGGCCGAACAACAGGCGCACGTCAACGCAGCCGCCAAGGACCTGACCCTGTATCAGTTCCACGCCTGCCCGTTCTGCGTGAAGACCCGCCGTACGCTGCACCGCCTGAATGTGCCGGTGGCGTTGAAGGACGCGAAGAACAACGCGCAGGACCGCCAGACCCTGCTGGACCAAGGCGGCAAGATCAAAGTGCCGTGCCTGCGCATCGAAGAAAATGGCCAGACCACCTGGATGTATGACTCCAAGGTGATCATCGACTACCTGGACAAGCGGTTCGCTGCAATCTGA
- the prmB gene encoding 50S ribosomal protein L3 N(5)-glutamine methyltransferase, whose protein sequence is MITSRLRTLRDHIRWAVSRFHGEDLFFGHGTDNAWDEARQLVLGALHLPWEIADSYLDCNLEEEEISHVQRLLHRRIHERVPTAYLLKEAWFCGMSFIVDERVLIPRSPIGELIENRFEPWLAQPPARILDLCTGSGCIGIACAYEFQDAEVVLGDLSFEALEVANQNIERHGVDERVYTVQGDGFEGLPGQRFDLIVSNPPYVDAEDFADMPDEYQHEPELGLACGDDGLNLVRRMLAEAADHLTEKGLLIVEVGNSQVHVEALYPEVDFAWLDFQRGGHGVFMLTAEQCREHQAVFAARV, encoded by the coding sequence GTGATCACATCCCGCCTGCGCACGTTGCGCGACCACATCCGTTGGGCTGTCAGCCGTTTCCATGGGGAAGACCTGTTTTTCGGGCATGGCACCGACAACGCCTGGGACGAAGCCCGGCAATTGGTGCTCGGCGCCTTGCACCTGCCTTGGGAAATCGCCGATAGCTACCTGGACTGCAACCTTGAGGAAGAAGAAATCTCCCACGTGCAGCGTTTGCTGCATCGCCGCATCCATGAGCGCGTGCCGACGGCTTACCTGTTGAAAGAAGCCTGGTTCTGCGGCATGTCGTTTATTGTCGATGAGCGTGTGTTGATCCCGCGCTCGCCGATTGGCGAACTGATCGAAAATCGCTTCGAGCCGTGGTTGGCCCAGCCGCCGGCGCGCATCCTCGACTTGTGCACCGGCTCCGGTTGCATCGGCATCGCGTGTGCCTATGAGTTCCAGGACGCTGAAGTGGTACTGGGCGACTTGTCCTTCGAAGCGCTGGAAGTGGCGAACCAGAACATCGAGCGCCATGGCGTTGATGAGCGGGTGTACACCGTGCAAGGCGATGGCTTTGAGGGGCTGCCGGGTCAGCGTTTTGATCTGATCGTGTCCAACCCGCCGTATGTGGATGCCGAAGACTTCGCCGACATGCCGGATGAATACCAGCACGAGCCGGAACTGGGCCTGGCTTGCGGCGATGATGGCTTGAACCTGGTGCGCCGCATGTTGGCCGAGGCCGCGGACCACCTGACCGAGAAAGGCTTGCTGATTGTCGAAGTCGGCAACAGCCAGGTACACGTCGAGGCGCTGTACCCGGAGGTCGACTTTGCCTGGCTGGACTTCCAGCGCGGTGGGCACGGCGTGTTCATGCTGACGGCAGAACAGTGCCGGGAACATCAGGCAGTGTTTGCTGCACGGGTTTAA
- the folE gene encoding GTP cyclohydrolase I FolE, which translates to MSLEQNYTAILGQLGEDVSREGLLDTPKRAAKAMQYLCRGYEQTLEEVTNGALFSSDNSEMVLVKDIELYSLCEHHLLPFIGKAHVAYIPSGKVLGLSKVARIVDMYARRLQIQENLSRQIADAVQQVTGALGVAVVIEAKHMCMMMRGVEKQNSSMITSVMLGEFRENAATRSEFLSLIK; encoded by the coding sequence ATGTCCCTGGAACAGAATTACACCGCGATCCTCGGCCAGCTCGGCGAGGACGTTTCCCGCGAGGGCCTGCTCGACACGCCAAAGCGTGCCGCCAAGGCGATGCAGTACCTTTGCCGCGGCTATGAACAGACACTGGAAGAAGTCACCAACGGTGCCTTGTTCAGCTCCGACAACAGCGAAATGGTGCTGGTAAAGGACATCGAGCTGTACTCGCTGTGCGAACATCACCTGCTGCCGTTTATCGGCAAGGCTCACGTCGCGTATATTCCGAGCGGCAAAGTGCTGGGCCTGTCGAAGGTTGCACGTATCGTCGACATGTACGCCCGCCGTCTGCAGATCCAGGAAAACCTCAGCCGCCAGATTGCCGACGCAGTCCAGCAGGTCACCGGCGCCTTGGGCGTTGCCGTGGTGATTGAGGCCAAGCACATGTGCATGATGATGCGCGGTGTGGAAAAACAGAATTCGTCGATGATCACCTCGGTGATGCTGGGTGAGTTCCGCGAAAACGCGGCAACCCGCAGCGAATTCCTCAGCCTGATCAAGTAA
- a CDS encoding LysR family transcriptional regulator, with protein sequence MKNSIQHIQAFLAVARTGSFTKAANELHLSPSALTVQVQQLEDWLGVALLDRSPRHVSITAAGEAARAPMEKLLLDLDNIVTGSRDLAALRRGVVTIAALPSVCAGALPPALRLFRERYAGIEVRLHDVVAHRIHAQVRSGEVDFGLGVRARLSHGLDFVPVLNDRLCAFVPLEHPLARHRQLTLEQLAAQPIILTGRDSSVREHVDALFDQTRLTMNAGMEANYMSTVLALVRQGLGISVLPESAADSLEGLKRINIDHPGVNREIGLIRRSGMGLSPAAQQCFELLNTELPSRPPSRSLTLPVCPGVAR encoded by the coding sequence ATGAAAAACTCGATCCAGCATATTCAAGCGTTCCTGGCGGTTGCCCGCACCGGCAGCTTTACCAAGGCGGCCAACGAACTGCACCTGTCGCCGTCGGCACTCACCGTACAAGTCCAGCAACTCGAAGACTGGCTGGGCGTCGCCCTGCTTGATCGCAGCCCGCGTCATGTGAGCATCACGGCTGCCGGCGAAGCCGCCCGTGCGCCCATGGAAAAACTGCTGCTGGACCTGGACAACATCGTCACCGGCTCACGCGACCTGGCCGCGCTGCGCCGAGGCGTGGTCACCATCGCCGCACTGCCCTCGGTGTGCGCCGGCGCCCTGCCCCCGGCCCTGCGCCTGTTTCGCGAGCGTTATGCCGGGATCGAAGTCCGCCTGCATGACGTGGTGGCCCACCGCATTCACGCGCAGGTGCGGTCCGGCGAGGTGGACTTCGGCCTCGGGGTGCGGGCGCGGCTGAGCCATGGCCTGGATTTCGTGCCGGTGTTGAATGATCGGCTGTGCGCGTTTGTCCCCCTGGAGCATCCCCTCGCCCGCCATCGGCAACTGACCCTTGAGCAATTGGCGGCGCAGCCGATCATCCTCACCGGGCGCGACAGCAGTGTGCGAGAGCACGTGGACGCACTGTTTGATCAGACGCGGCTGACGATGAATGCGGGCATGGAAGCCAACTATATGTCGACCGTCTTGGCGTTGGTGCGCCAGGGCTTGGGGATCAGTGTATTGCCGGAGTCGGCGGCGGACAGCCTGGAAGGCTTGAAGCGCATCAACATCGACCATCCCGGCGTGAACCGGGAGATCGGGTTGATCCGTCGCAGCGGGATGGGCTTGAGCCCGGCGGCGCAGCAGTGTTTCGAGTTACTGAACACAGAACTACCAAGCAGGCCACCCAGCAGAAGCCTGACACTGCCCGTGTGCCCAGGTGTTGCGCGGTGA
- a CDS encoding aminotransferase-like domain-containing protein, translating to MAFSERVTRLKSSLIREILAAAQRPEVMSFAGGLPAEAMLPALNWDGMPVNIGQYGMSEGEPHLRELLAAEARALGVPCQASQVLVVSGSQQTLDLAAKLYIDKGTPILLEGPTYLAALQIFQLFGADCLTVQLEADGPDLAALRTTLERQRPAFIYLIPTFQNPSAVRYSEAKREAVAALLDEFGVTLIEDEPYRELTFDGGSAQPIAGRLQKASWIYTGTVSKTLLPGLRVGYLIASPDLFPHLLKLKQSADLHTNRVGQWQAMQWIGTERYQQHLLELRSFYRERRDAFQAALERHFGDLADWQTPQGGLFFWLTLKQPLDTRTLLAQALDQNVAFMPGEPFFSEPDLHPGSLRLNFSHIDPARLDEGLKRLAAVVRQAQHAQAA from the coding sequence ATGGCCTTCTCTGAACGTGTTACGCGCCTCAAAAGCTCCTTGATTCGTGAAATCCTCGCCGCGGCCCAGCGCCCGGAAGTGATGTCGTTCGCCGGCGGCTTGCCGGCCGAAGCCATGTTGCCCGCGTTGAACTGGGACGGCATGCCCGTCAATATTGGCCAATACGGCATGAGCGAAGGCGAGCCGCACTTGCGCGAATTGCTCGCCGCCGAGGCGCGCGCACTGGGCGTGCCCTGCCAGGCCAGCCAGGTGCTGGTGGTCAGCGGTTCCCAGCAAACCCTGGACCTGGCCGCCAAGTTGTACATCGACAAAGGTACGCCGATCCTGCTGGAAGGCCCGACCTACCTGGCCGCGTTACAGATTTTCCAGCTGTTCGGCGCCGATTGCCTCACCGTGCAACTGGAGGCCGACGGTCCGGACCTGGCGGCGTTGCGTACCACGCTTGAACGCCAGCGCCCGGCGTTCATCTACCTGATTCCGACGTTCCAGAACCCGTCGGCCGTGCGCTACAGCGAGGCCAAGCGCGAGGCTGTCGCCGCGTTGCTTGATGAGTTCGGCGTGACCCTGATCGAAGACGAGCCCTACCGCGAGCTGACCTTCGATGGCGGCAGTGCGCAGCCGATTGCCGGCCGTCTGCAGAAAGCCAGCTGGATCTACACCGGCACGGTCTCCAAGACGTTGTTGCCGGGCTTGCGCGTCGGTTACCTGATCGCCAGCCCTGACCTGTTCCCGCACCTGCTCAAACTCAAGCAATCGGCGGACCTGCACACCAACCGCGTCGGCCAGTGGCAGGCGATGCAGTGGATCGGCACCGAGCGTTACCAGCAGCATCTGCTGGAACTGCGCAGCTTTTACCGCGAACGCCGCGATGCATTCCAGGCCGCACTCGAGCGCCATTTCGGTGATTTGGCGGACTGGCAAACGCCCCAGGGCGGATTATTCTTCTGGCTGACCTTGAAACAACCGCTCGACACCCGCACCTTGTTGGCGCAAGCATTAGATCAGAACGTCGCGTTCATGCCCGGTGAACCGTTCTTTTCCGAGCCCGATCTGCACCCTGGCTCGTTGCGCCTCAATTTCAGCCATATCGACCCGGCCCGTTTGGACGAAGGTCTCAAGCGCCTGGCCGCGGTGGTCCGTCAAGCACAGCACGCGCAAGCGGCATAA
- a CDS encoding MarR family winged helix-turn-helix transcriptional regulator, translated as MLDLKNQSSQQQAMEAFFFGYQAFTAKADEMLERRGLSRVHQRIVFFIARYPALSVTQLLELLGVSKQALNMPLRQLQEMHLVSSVASETDKRKRLLELSEEGLRFEQSLRREQVKLLQRAFSEAGEEAVAGWLAVNQALSGAN; from the coding sequence ATGCTTGACCTTAAAAATCAGAGCAGCCAGCAGCAAGCCATGGAAGCCTTCTTCTTCGGCTATCAGGCGTTCACCGCCAAGGCCGATGAAATGCTGGAGCGCCGTGGGCTGAGCCGTGTGCATCAGCGCATCGTGTTTTTCATCGCGCGTTATCCCGCGTTGAGCGTGACACAACTGCTGGAATTGCTCGGCGTGAGTAAACAGGCGCTGAACATGCCATTGCGCCAATTGCAGGAAATGCACTTGGTCAGCAGCGTCGCGTCCGAGACCGACAAGCGCAAACGCCTGCTGGAATTGAGCGAAGAAGGCCTGCGTTTCGAGCAGTCATTGCGCCGCGAACAAGTCAAATTGTTGCAACGCGCCTTCAGCGAAGCCGGCGAAGAAGCGGTGGCGGGATGGCTGGCGGTCAACCAGGCGCTGAGTGGCGCAAATTAG